One Spinacia oleracea cultivar Varoflay chromosome 4, BTI_SOV_V1, whole genome shotgun sequence DNA segment encodes these proteins:
- the LOC110790314 gene encoding uncharacterized protein: protein MNAPKEPKVKTPTIEAYDGTTDPDMHLVAYRHHMYVQGTNEAMWCKYFLATLKGVASKWFERFPPGSIASFNELQNLFSTRFMAHKEERKTSMHLGRIQQGNDESLRSYVKRFNLEAGQIPDLPDGVSFDNFIRGLKKWSFKFDLVKKSVRTMAEVLEEDEAFIHATEICSASKDGKAGKATDSSGKKEKIDRKAPRVNGTWAHSKEHDTNSPGQKRRRPQEREYFEYNTDLLTILVVVGTRFDLERPFPMKFPAESQDPKLYCQFHEDIGHDTKECRSLKRALDGLASKAHSRHREESV from the coding sequence ATGAACGCCCCGAAAGAACCTAAAGTCAAAACTCCCACcattgaagcttatgacggCACCACCGACCCAGACATGCACCTAGTTGCATACCGTCAccacatgtatgttcaaggaaccaaCGAGGCCAtgtggtgcaaatactttctgGCCACCCTTAAAGGAGTGGCGTCCAAATGGTTTGAACGATTTCCCCCAGGATCAATCGCCTCTTTCAACGAGCTACAAAACTTGTTCTCCACcaggttcatggcacacaaggaagaaaggaaaacaagcatgCATTTGGGACGCATTCAACAAGGAAATGATGAGTCTTTGAGAAGCTATGTTAAGCGCTTCAATCTAGAGGCCGGACAGATCCCGGATCTTCCTGATGGTGTCTCCTTCGATAATTTTATCAGAGGATTGAAGAAATGGTCATTCAAATTTGACTTGGTTAAGAAGAGTGTCCGGACTATGGCTGAAGTTTTGGAGGAGGAcgaagcatttatccatgcaacagaaatatgcagTGCGTCCAAAGATGGAAAGGCGGGTAAGGCGACAGATTCCTCAGGGAAGAAAGAGAAGATAGATAGGAAAGCCCCACGGGTAAATGGTACTTGGGCTCATTCgaaagagcatgataccaatTCTCCCGGACAGAAGAGAAGACGTCCACAAGAAAGAGAATATTTCGAATACAATACAGACCTTCTCACGATCCTAGTGGTCGTCGGGACCAGGTTCGATCTTGAACGACCCTTCCCCATGAAATTTCCAGCTGAAAGTCAAGATCCTAAGCTGTATTGTCAGTTCCACGAAGATATAGGGCATGACACCAAAGAGTGCAGAAGCCTGAAGAGAGCCCTGGACGGCCTAGCCTCCAAGGCCCACTCACGGCACAGGGAAGAATCagtataa